The DNA region TGATCACCAAGTGATCACCATAGGAAACACTGGGGGAAAGAGCTCCTACATTCATGAAATCATCCTTTAAACATTGAAACAGCTTTATTATCTTCAAGTAGGAAAGTAATGAAACGATAACTGGCTATAATTAGCACCTTAGAGTCTGTTGGTACTGGCgtagcaaggtttttttttcctatagtgCAATAAAAGTAACTGGTAGATCACAGGCTGAATTATCACACTTTCCTAGTTGGATGTCCTTACGTGTAAATAAGTTTCAATGACCTTGTATAAATAACtgaatttttttaacctaaaagaTTAGAAATTTTACATGTCACAAAGAAACATAAATAACTATGAGTCCCACCTTAATAAAGTGTGACAAGTTACTAACTTGATTAGAGCGTTTAAAAATTGTCTTAGcaggaaacataaaaaaaaaaaggaaaaaaaagcatttacagAAAGAACATGCCACAGTTATCCAGAACAAACACAGATGAGTACTCTTCCTGGGGGCCACACCATACAACGTTGCAGGAATCTATTTTGTCCAGCTGACTTTAGGGATATCATAATGCTCAGTGAGAGTATCTAAATGTCTGTTGAAATcctagaggagaggaagaaaagaagatgctTTTACCACAAGACCAGAAAAGTTATACAAATTCCTTATCTCAACTGCTACTTCCCAAAGTGTCCTCCTTTGCAATTAATGCATTTTGCCCCCTGGATCCCTATCCTAATGTAGGCTGGAAGCTCCCTTTTGCTAACACAAATCCACGATGGGGCAGtggcaaaatggaaagaacatgggctttggagtcagaatacaGTTTTAAATTCTAATTATGGGCCCTATAGTGTCACTCTGAATAAGTCTCTTTTCTactctgtgaaatggaaataaacaCTTGCAATATCTGCCACACCTGGCTATTATGGCTAAAGTGCATTTGTAAATACAccccaaagcattttataaaggtGGGCTCTTGTTAACAATTACACCTACCTGGAaatccttttctccattcactaTCTCCCCCATATTTACGTATTTGGTGAGCGCTTACGATATGCTGGTTAGCAAGAATTCTCACCTAATCAAGTTACTAGCAAATCAAAGATAAATGCCTCCTCTCATATCCTTCTGCCTTCTACCATTACTTCCTGCCCTACTCACCACTGAAGATGGTACAACGTATAGGACTCAGAATGCTTGCTAAAACCTAGTGTTTCAGTCAGAGTATTTTATTGCTTGGTAATTCTTACCTCCACCCTCTGCTTATGAGTTTTGGATGCTTTCTTTaagattctttccatttgcttaaaggaaaaaaaaaagaaaaaagattataaattcACATATCCTAACCACTACCCAGACCCACTAATAGCAGGGAGGTGTAGCTCTTCTGGAACCAACTGCCCTCTGTAACATTTTGAGTGGTTTCTTGAAATATTACAGAGGGCAGCTAGTTCCACAGACAATTTGATGTGCTGCTGACAATGGGCAGAAGAATGTTACAGTAGGTGTTTGAAGGATTTTTAAACGTTGTAGTTATACTAAACAAGTTGCTTCTGAACAATACTGAGCAAGGGATAAAATTATAAAGCATGATGACCCTCCCCTTCCTATGCCTCTCAACCTCACCCCTACCTATTCCGCCACTCTCCACATTCTGAGAAACCCCCATTGTTGTACATAAACTTCTCCAAATCCTCTCTTCTTAAAGAACATCACATGTAGAACAGACCTCACAGATCATCTAGTTGCACCCACTTAATTCCCGATGGGGTGACTGAAGCCGACAGAAGGTAAGTTGCTCTGGAACTAGTTAAAAAGTATGGTGTTGCATatgccctccctcccactcccctttACCCCTGCCCCCATGACTACAGCTTTGGCCTCCAAAATATGTCCTTCAAACACGGCTAGGTAATTCTTTCTCATACAGAGATTTTTGTCTgtattaggtggcacagtggaaaaagcactggacttgggagtcagaaaagtTTGTACTTTAATTTCTGCCTCAGTTACCAGAtgttatgactctgggcaaatcactagacctctctcaacctcaatttccttatctataaaaagagcttAACAATGGGatctactttgcagggttgttgtgaggatcaaatgagatactatatgCAAAGTGGTTCGCAAACCTTGGAGCATCATATAAATACTTGCTATTCTCTGCTTTAATATTTTCATGGTTCCACATTGCCTACTGTGGTAGTCCAAAAAAACTGCCTCTCTTTTGTAGGCCACTTCTGCTTTGAATGAATAGTCCTTCCCCAATGTCCTAGTCTCCTACCTCTTCCTAGAAATGTGTGTATCTGGAATCTTACATGATGAAAGCTTCCATACCTTGTGTTAGGAGATCAATCTCTATACCTTCTTCATCTACAAcatcaaggttaaaaaaaaaaaatccgacCCTCCTGGGCTCAGGATCCTGTCTCATGTAAATTTTCTATTTCCCCAACAATAAGCATagtgttctgcacacagtaggtgtttttaaaataaatgttctgTGAATTGAAGAGAACAGGATTTCAGAATTAGGCaaaaccttagagaccatctggttGAACCCTCTCACGTTATAACTGAGCAATATGAAAGAGGGTCAACTTGTACCATAGTTACCTTTGTATATACTCTACCCTTGCACTTTGTGGCAGGCTCAGTGAAtttgaggcagtgtggtgtggcaCAAAGATCGAAAGACAGCCAGGGCACCCGGAGTAAAAATCTAGCTCTTGTATTCATCATCTGTCTATGTGAAAGACATATTTACCCCTCTGGTCTTAATTTCCACATCCGTAAAACCAAGAGGTTGGTTTCcatgatatctaaggtcctttACAGCCCTAAATCCTATGCTCCCATAAGGagcttatttaaattttattcttccttcacCACAGATGGGCACACTGCTCCATGGACATCTCATGAAACAAATCTTCTATCTCTCCCAGGGCCCAACACAATGATTTCTAAAGAGCAAGCACTAAATCAATGCTCATTGAACTAAATTATCATTCTAATTTGTGATCGATATTCCTGTCAAGAACAACGGATCTTTCAAAAGTCAaagtatacacatttttaaagcacaggAAGGTCTATAGCATCTACATCCTCTCTTTCAAAAACTACAAGTTCGCCAGTACACTACAGTGATCCTACAAGGACTGAAAGAACATAAGAATCagagactgagagctggaagagatctcaacaTCACCCACTAAGCCTAACTCTCTTACTTATAAGAATAAAGAAAACTGATGCCTAGAAAGTGAAGCCCATTTTGATTCTATCCCGACAATGATCACTCTTTTATGCCACATTTCCCTCAGCAATCAAGTATTTAGCTTGTGATAAAATGCTggtgcctttgttgttgttgtcgtcaaGAGACTGGGATGTTGTGAGGTGGAAAGAGACAGGAGTTCTAGAGGTACAGGAGCAGCAGCTGCAGAGTAAAACAATGATCCCATGGCTCTTACATAATGTTTGGGAAATTACTTTCATTGCTATACAAAAAAAGCTAAGGAATCCTCGTTTCCTATAGTGGCTGCTCAGGCTTTCATTTAATAGCTTATGACTTGAAAATAATCTCTCTCTCAAAATAGGAAGGTTTTCTATTATTAGCCAGTACCTGAGCAAAAATCCTCTCTAAAACCTAACAACAATTTATGATAATCCCTAAATTATCTTGGGCATGTATTAATCCAGCCCTCCACTCAAGACCTCCAGTAATGGAGAACTCATTGTACTGTAAGGCAGACCACGTTCTTTTAAACAGCCCCAGTGCTTAatagcaacacatacatagtgctttaaactttgcaaagggCTTGGCCTGAATTGTCTTACTCCCAACTCTCTAAGATAGATGTCACAGCTGGTAAATTAGGTATTACATACaaatgacccccattttacagataatgaaactgaggctgagagttgcATTCACAGCTCATGTCGGGGTGGAATCTGAACCAAATATTTTCTTACAAATTAAGCTTAATTCAGCCTTTCAGTCACTTACTGCCCCCATCCGCCTCCCCTGCTTGTATTTCTATCCTCTGAGGCAGGCAAAAATTCtaaaatctctcttccacatgacaacctttcaGTTAGATTAAGGCAGCTAGAATGTAACACTTCCCTCTTTTTCCCCAcgtccccctccccctcagtAGTCTGTTCTCTAGGTTAAAAACACCCTCGGTTCCTTCAGCATTTCACCACGATCTCCAAGTCCCTTCAGGATCTCGGTCACTCTCTTCTGGATTACGAATGTCTTTCATAAAGTGTGGCATTCAGAACTGAACAAGGACTCCAAACGTAGTGAGAATCTGGCAGAGGTAAAGGcgatcccctccctccctctctgtttgCTTAGCTGCTGCCCAGGGCCTTAGGGCAGGGATTCTTCACCCAGTTTGTGTCAAGCCCCCGTGGACAGTCTGGGGGAAGCCTAAggctcccttctcagaatatcttAAACTACATAAGAAAAAATGCCTCCATCGCCCACCCTCTTCTCCTGCATCTTCTCGTAGGCGATCTGCGCTGGGGTCCGCTTGTCCAGCCCCCTCCGCTTCTCCTCCTCGTTCTTCTTGCTCGTCACGATCTGCTCCAGGACCTTGCTCTTGTCCttgtccttcctcttcttcctgggaGAGCAGACAGATAAACCGACGGTTggacggacggacggacagacagacagaccaggCCTCCCCTCGGCACCAGGTAAGGACTAGCTCCGGGCCTCGGATCCTGCCTCCCGCCCTGCCCCAGTCCCTCCTGCCCTATTGCCTCAGTCCCTCCTGACGCTGTCGTCGCACTTACCGCTTCGTAACGCCCAGTTCCGACACCCCTTTAAGCTTCAGAGCGCTTCTCTGTACCTGCTCGTATTCCGCCATACCGACAACTTCCGCCCAGCGCTGCTTCTACCTCACTTCCTGTTTAGGATCCACGCAAGGCACGACGGGAAAGACGCGAACCGCGCCTAGGGTGGGGTCCTTTATGTCTACCGACGCCGAGGTTAAGCAAAGAGGCCGCCCGGAGTGCCGCAGAGCACGTCGGGAAGCTAGACAGTGCGCATGCGTAGCTTCATTGCTGAAGGCATTGTGTTTGTGGTCCCCGCAGCGGACGGAAAATAGGCCGTGCGCCTGCGcaaagtgcctgaggctagaggGCGGGGGTACGGACTTTCATTCCCTTTGGAGAGAGACCGGAAAAACTGAGTCCAAAGTAGGGGAGTGACTGCGAATGTTCTTTGTGGAGAGCGAAGCCTGACGCTGTAGCTCAGCTGTTTGGGTTGTTGTTCTGCCCCGAGCACTGGCTGTGTGTCTTTAGACAAGCTGCCCGCAGACCCTCAGCCTCTccctctatctgtaaaatgatccctCCCATTCACTTGATTTCAAGGGGCGTTTActatgtcctcagacacttactagctgtgtgaccctgggcaagtcacttaacccgtgattgcctcagtttccccatctgtaaaatggagataattacagcatgtacttcccagggtggttgtgaggctccaaagcacttagcaccgtgTGCctatgtaatatcaattaagttgggactttcttactgttttacaATAATTAATGGTCTTTGAGccttaccaggtgctaagcctatgtgggtgtgaattggtgaCTAAGGTGGGGCTCTAGGTgggggccagtgaagggaggtgctaacaccagagccagtcaaaggagcctaagttctggtggctcagatgtttgatgatgtctgaaactgcataaaaaggaagacagagctatttgcttagggctgttACTCTTGGTGTCACAccgatgtggagactccaggcagctgtagctaagagcccttcAGCTCCGTAaaccggatgttgggactttgttaaactctggtaactatgtatcggtatttgaatcagacaaggtctgtctgttgatgtttttaatttgtttgcatttgtcctgaagttcagggtgctggcttttcccctggaactaagtgaatgatacttgtatgctgGGTTAAAGTAAATTTGTTGATCCCttgatgttgctttccttagtaaagcagatcaaaagaacctggacttgcaacgttctgtgagctggttgttgttggtttcatACCGCCACAGTAGCTgccagccggattgttgaaacaacctggcatgtagtagactcTCAacaaatgctagctactgttattattgtGAGGCACCCTCTGTGCTAAGCTTTagggacacaaaaacaaacataaaacacttCCTGGAGAATAGGGCCTTCACCCAGATGTGTAAAGACACAtccatttaaagaaaaagaaatcactaaTAGTTTGGGGGTGAGGAGGTAGTGGCCATCAGGGAAGGCTGCCCTTAGGCACTGACAGCTGAGCTGAACTGTTGTGTGAAGCTAGGATTTTCCAAGGGACATTGGCGTATGGAGGGAGTTTATGCCTTGCATCTTGGATAGTCATTCAGGTTTATCCTTGTTCTGAAATTCTATCACCTCCCTCACCTCATAATTCACCTCATAATGGAGGCCATCTCTCATGCTGAGCTCTCTGGTCACCCATGTTCCACCCATAATGGCCTACTTGTGGAACTCAGCATGTTGTCCCTCTTTGCCTTTGCATAAACTGTCCTCTATGACTCACATTTTTTGCTtgctgtttttgtatccctagtgccatgcatatagtaggtgcttaataactgcttattaaATGCGATTTCATCTATGTAGGAAGCTCTCCAGGGACGAAACCTTTTCTAAATGCAAATCTGCAACTGTTGTGCAGTTTATACTGTTATAGAGGTATCTTGTAGAAGAGAAGGGAATCTAAATTTTTCCAGGCAGCATGATGCTGGAATTGAGCCAACTAGGAGAGAAAGATTTCTTGAGCCTTGGGGTTGCTTCCGGAGTAAGCCCAAATTTGAAAGTGAAAGGATATGGCCTttcagagagaaggggaaattcCTGAGCAGTGTATCTCTTGGAGAAAAACAGGGATTGCTCCTGTGATCTCAACAGCTTCAAGTGAACCAAAGGTGTTTTGTAGGAGAATTAAAAGTTGGGACTTGCCACCCACTATTACCATAAATTATTTGGACAGTAGAAGTCTGACCAGAAAGGGGAAGCACAGTATCCCCAGCATATATTTGTTTCCTGAAGGAAGTCCAAAACAGTGACACAATCTGAGAGGGCCTGTGTTGAAACCTGTTGGAGAGGTTCACTGTTGGAATCCTTCCCCACTGGCTATTCTGAGAAAAGTTTATTGGCTATTGTGAGTGCTTTATATTTTCTGCATCAATTTATGAGACTCCAGTGAATGCTTTGaatcttttgtattttctgtATAATGAAATAAACAGTCTTCTACCAGATATGCATTTGTTACCTTGAGTGCTTGTAATGGAGCTGGTGACTTTTGTTATTCACATTTGTGGAAATCTAGATATAAACATATTTGGAGATTCCTTGAGTAAACCCTGAGTGAGGGCAACATGTCAAAGAAAATAGACCCTTTTGGGGTCAACCCTTCTGGATTGGACTCAGTCCATTTGAACCCAAGCTAGGATCCATGAGATGCAGTTAGGATagtagatttaggactggaaaagACCTTTGGATTAGGAAGGAAAACTTCAGCTGATTTCTTTCTATAGCTCATAAACCTAGCGTTGGAAGGGCCCTCGTAGGTGATCTAGtacaaccctctccttttatagatgacgaaactgaaattaagtgacttgcttaaaattAAATCACTAGAGAgatatctaggtggcacagtggatagagcaccagtctgggagtcaggaggacctgaattcaaatgtggcctcagacacttactagcttgtcacttaaccctgattgcctcaaaaaaaatagtaagtggcagaactgatattcaaactcaaatctctttctgttgttttcatgttttccctggtagaatataagctctttgaaggcaaggagatCCCTAGCACTATCACGTAGCcaatgcctgatgcatagtaCAGGCTTaatagataaatgcttatttgttgcACCATGACTAATATTTATAACCCTTATGTTTCAGGCAAACTGGCTGTGCCCTGTACTTCTTCACCACTACGCTTTTCTTTATGGTGTTATTCCTGGTATGTTTCCTCCTCCATGTTTGTCTGTTGAACTATTGTTTTCTTGGCACATCAATTATgcatttattacatataattttgtaTCATAGGTTTGTAGGGCTCCTTGGCTTCTGAAAATGGAGACTCTGGCAACTGActgctccctctcttttttttgcatGGTGTTATCTCTGGAGTCAGgcagcctaggttcaaatcctctgcCTGGACcttcatctccctgggcctcagtttctttatttggaaaatgaagggattggactggtgacttccagctctagagctagtTTATATGGAAGGGATTAAGTGAAAATTTTCTTTCCTAAGATAATGATTGGACATATGAGGGTCCCACCTTTGTAAGAACTAAGGGAGAGAAATGGGCTAGAAGGCTCTGAGTCTAAGACAGCAGAGTCCATTCCTTCTCTGAGCTCTGAGCTGACAGAACACGTCAGCTGAGGACTCCAGGTGAAACCTAGAGGGGAGTTTTACGGGAAGCCTTTCCAAACCCCTCTCAAACTTTAGTGCCTTCCTCCTCTGCTAAATATTTCCTTGCTTGCTTTGTAtaaatttatttgcatgttgtctcctctatcagattgtaagctccttgaaagtagggatttCCTTTGCCTtgttttttgtgtccccagcgcttagctcagtgcctgttACATGCTCAGTGCCTGTTacatgttgtttagtcattttcagtggcgtccaactctttgtgtctCATCTGgagttttcgtggcaaagatacaaggatggtttgccatttccttctccagctcattttatagatgaggaaactgaggcaaacaaagttaagtgacttgcccagggtcacatggcttgtaattgtctgaggtcacatttgaactcaggaagatgagtcttcttgactccaggtctggcattctatctactttgccacttgGCTGCCCAGTACctaggtgcctggcacataatagggacCATTATCATAAATTGGTGGTGAATAGACTTTCCAGAGTCAACTGGATggaaccagcctctaacctgtggatggtCAGAGCCGAACTGACCAGGCAAGAGACagcagagtcaggaatcaaacagatgtttaatttcaaagtgagggaaatggcttgcaagcaaggagaAAAACTAGACACATATATTGGGGCCCTGCCCCTACTGGGGGGACTTGTTTTAGTGTGGCTAAACCTTGATACTTACACCAGTGGCTACATAGTGAGTTGTAGCCCTGACAATAGGGAGTAACGGCAACACTATGGCAAGTTTGAGTCATAGCAGGCCTGCGTGACCAGAGCTTGTCCAAGCTTGTTGGGTGCTTGTCTGAGCTCTGAGAACACTTGTTACTGGTCAAAGAAATATGACCAAAATGTGATTTTGCCAGAAGCTGAGATCATCCacagggtgagtgcaaaggattgttgttatgccaagctcagggcacagcttgcttgctgggccttagctttgGAAAACAGGTGTCTCTGAATATCTTGACACCAAATCATGTAGTTcagtccctttattttatagataaaactgaggcccccaGAGGGGAGCTGAGTTGTTAAAAATGCACACACCCAGTAACTGATTGAATCAAATCTCAAATCAAGGTTTTCTGAGGCTAAATTCATGACTTTTCTCCCTGCCTCTTAGGAGTCTCCAGGCAAATCCTACATACCATTAACTACATCTGAAGGGCTTTAGAGTTGCCCAGTAGCCTTACTCAGCTAGCCAGCTTGGCAGTTGAGGCACTGTGAAGGGCCCTCAGTAGCTAGTCTGCATCTGCAGCTTTTTGACCCCCTGTGGAGTTGGATCATGAAATTAATTTAGTCTTGAAAAAAGATTCAGAGCCATTTGTTTCATAAATAAAATGATTAGGTGATTGTTTTTCATCTTCCACTATTTATTTGGGGCTTATATGTCCTATGAAAAGGACCAACTATAGAAGTAAAGCTATCTACCTGTAGAAGGTTCTCCATGATTCTAAGTGTAATGACAGACTTTCTAGCCCCCCTCCCACTGCCTCCCCACCCCTGTACCCCACCACTAGATCCTGAATGAACCTTGGGAAGACCACAGAATTTCAGGACTGCaggtgtgtgggatgaaagaccctcaccaattaaaagttaatttataataaggagccatctcagggtgggaacagaaataaattttattccattctcgagaatagggtgtcctctgctagcacagagcagaaccagcaaaggaggcaaagtacaaggggcaaagcaccaataattatacgtaacacaagagaattcctgcccacctctgacccttctcaccattggctgggaggtgggcttacaatctgagcacgaaagctagacaaagaacggggaaatcgaggcacagaaactccaattcccattcccttagttaatgattacaattgaggtgacatctataaatctaaagaaggagaataggataaggggagggggagaccctctccattcttttacagtacttttacagtaaaggaaagcaggtcacggtgaccctattcttactgagcaaatgtTTAAACCAGAACcgtaagaaagaacaaaaagtttcagggcaaactttcccagaggctgagccatcagactctcatggtcTCAGAATTTTTACACTTCCCAATTTCCCTATGtcttaattttttaacatttcttagtatagatatagatatacatttatacatatcttccctgtgaagtcttcacattttatttacctcacacacagGGATCCTTGGACTCTTCCAGGGTTCTGAGAGAAATTACgaaataacaattcacatttctttatTCTGGGttgggcgggggggtggggggaacctgCAGcaatgtggccttttaggtcctcggATGCcaccttttgactaagtccaagttttacagaacaaatcttttaattaaggggatttgttctgtgaagtttggattctatcaaagggccccacttgagaacctagagggccacatgtggtcttggggcctcaggttccccacccctgcgtTAGCCGTTTGTTGGGGACAAAgttctttcttcacaataaccttgtaaaGTAGAAAGTGCAATAAAACTTAGCCCTCTTTTATCGATGAGGAAGATGAAGttcagggagtttaagtgacttgcccagggtcatacagctaatacatATGCAACAAAAtcagttcaacaaatgtttattgtagACTAGACActgagaagacagaaaagataaaaaaaacctagttcttgccttcaaggaatttacaatttaCTGGGGTTAGAGGGATATACTGGGGGAAGGtggtccactggagaaggaattggcaaatcactccaatatctttgccaagaaaaccccatgggggtcacaaagagttggactcagcttgatgactgaacaacagcagggAGATGTACAAGACGTACATAAATAAATTATACACGGTAGACTAGAATGGGGCAAAGGAAAATCAGGCAAAATACTGGGCAAACTCAAACCtggagctcaaaactttaaaGGCTAGTGCTCTTTTATTCTATCCATGGTACTGCTCTCCCTGCTTTCTTCAATATTCAGATGgaatgccaccttctccatgaaccCTTCCCAAAAATCACAAGCCAAGCCTTCTTTAGCTTTTGGGCCATGGGTCAGATGCAACAGCTCATAAGGTGTTGGAAGAGGGTGAACCACTTTGATGAGTGTAGGGAGTGGGGTGGAGATTCATCAAATACAATGAGTTATTTGTGATCATTGCCCTTTGAACCCCTGGGGCCTTGTCATCTGCCTTGTCACTTTGCCGTTTGGAAACTTGGGCATCTCCACCTGCCTTGCTTTAGAACCCTCTATATGTATTTCCCT from Trichosurus vulpecula isolate mTriVul1 chromosome 1, mTriVul1.pri, whole genome shotgun sequence includes:
- the FAM32A gene encoding protein FAM32A, which codes for MAEYEQVQRSALKLKGVSELGVTKRKKRKDKDKSKVLEQIVTSKKNEEEKRRGLDKRTPAQIAYEKMQEKRQMERILKKASKTHKQRVEDFNRHLDTLTEHYDIPKVSWTK